A single genomic interval of Helianthus annuus cultivar XRQ/B chromosome 6, HanXRQr2.0-SUNRISE, whole genome shotgun sequence harbors:
- the LOC110865251 gene encoding probable aldo-keto reductase 4: MASRVPRRQLGSQGLEVSALGLGCMGMSDLYGAPKPEPDMIKLIHHAINAGVTLLDTSDVYGPKTNEILLGKALKGGMRDKVQLATKFGIKLDGSWEVQGDPAYVRAACEASLKRLEVDCIDLYYQHRIDTSVPIEITMGELKKLVEEGKIKYVGLSEASASTIRRAHAVHPITAVQLEWSLQSRDVEEEIIPTCRELGIGIVAYSPLGRGFFSHGPNMLEKLEESDARKYLPRLQPENLEHNKIMYERINDLATKKGCTTSQLALAWVLHQGNDVVPIPGTTKIENFEHNIGALSVKLTPEDMAELESIASPDSIKGDRYGAGFKTYKDSETLPLSAWKA, translated from the exons atGGCAAGCAGAGTACCAAGAAGGCAATTGGGTTCACAGGGTTTAGAGGTCTCAGCTCTGGGTTTAGGATGCATGGGCATGTCCGATCTGTACGGTGCTCCCAAACCTGAACCTGACATGATCAAGCTCATCCACCACGCCATCAACGCCGGTGTCACCCTCCTCGACACCTCCGATGTCTACGGCCCCAAAACCAACGAGATCCTTCTCGGCAAGGCTTTGAAAGGGGGGATGAGGGACAAAGTGCAGTTGGCTACCAAATTTGGGATCAAGCTCGATGGTTCCTGGGAGGTCCAAGGCGATCCCGCCTATGTCAGGGCTGCCTGTGAAGCCAGCCTCAAGCGACTTGAGGTCGACTGCATTGATCTCTATTATCAGCACAGGATTGATACTAGCGTGCCAATCGAAATCAcg ATGGGGGAACTAAAGAAGCTAGTGGAAGAAGGTAAAATTAAATACGTTGGATTATCAGAGGCATCAGCATCCACCATTAGAAGAGCTCACGCCGTGCATCCAATTACTGCGGTACAACTGGAATGGTCCTTGCAGTCAAGAGATGTAGAAGAAGAAATTATTCCCACTTGCAG AGAACTTGGGATAGGGATTGTTGCATATAGTCCTCTAGGACGTGGTTTTTTCTCACATGGTCCAAATATGTTGGAGAAGTTGGAAGAAAGTGACGCCCGTAAG TACTTGCCAAGGTTGCAACCTGAAAATCTCGAACACAACAAGATCATGTATGAGAGGATTAATGACCTAGCGACAAAGAAAGGGTGCACAACTTCTCAGCTAGCATTAGCATGGGTTCTCCACCAAGGAAATGATGTTGTGCCCATTCCAGGTACCACCaagattgaaaattttgaacacaACATTGGAGCTTTATCTGTTAAGCTAACACCAGAAGATATGGCTGAACTTGAGTCTATTGCATCACCTGATTCAATCAAGGGGGATCGATATGGTGCTGGTTTTAAAACATATAAGGACTCAGAGACTCTTCCATTATCGGCCTGGAAAGCTTAA